Proteins found in one Desulfobaccales bacterium genomic segment:
- a CDS encoding phosphoadenosine phosphosulfate reductase family protein — protein sequence MALKTLDEKVAKSQAVLKEALERFPGTIALAWTGGKDSTTTLHLLKTLCGGEVPIPVLNIDTSVKFPEIYEFRDRLAREWRLDLRIERNEEAIKTIEIAKDKAECCFQLKARVIAESLRKYGWQALITGLRWDEQPERAKVDYFEPYDTPPHTRVQPILHFTELDIWSYIRSRNVPYCSLYHKGYRSLGCAPCTKMGAPDGAERAGRDQNKEEIMKRLRAMGYF from the coding sequence ATGGCATTAAAAACCCTGGACGAAAAGGTGGCCAAAAGCCAGGCGGTGCTCAAGGAAGCCCTGGAGCGCTTCCCCGGCACCATCGCCCTGGCCTGGACCGGCGGCAAGGACTCCACCACCACCCTGCACCTCCTGAAAACCCTGTGCGGCGGCGAGGTCCCCATCCCGGTCCTCAACATCGACACTTCGGTGAAATTCCCGGAAATCTACGAATTCCGGGACCGCCTCGCCCGGGAATGGCGCCTCGACCTGCGCATCGAAAGAAACGAAGAGGCCATAAAAACCATCGAGATCGCCAAAGACAAGGCCGAATGCTGCTTCCAGCTCAAGGCCCGGGTCATTGCCGAATCCTTGCGCAAATACGGCTGGCAGGCCCTCATCACCGGCCTGAGGTGGGACGAGCAACCCGAGCGGGCCAAGGTGGATTACTTCGAACCCTACGACACCCCGCCCCATACCCGGGTGCAACCCATCCTGCATTTCACCGAACTGGACATCTGGTCCTACATCCGCAGCCGCAACGTGCCCTACTGCAGCCTCTACCACAAAGGCTACCGCAGCCTGGGCTGCGCCCCCTGCACCAAAATGGGCGCCCCCGACGGCGCCGAACGGGCCGGCCGCGACCAAAACAAAGAAGAAATCATGAAACGCCTCCGGGCCATGGGATATTTTTAG
- a CDS encoding sulfatase-like hydrolase/transferase — MNVAPPQYIVLLIMDTVGAKHCSLYGYPRDTTPGLRRIAEEAMLYEHCFAPASWTLPSHASLFTGLYPSEHQCRVEDLVFQGNFYTLPEILQGMGYYTVGISSNYFISRLWRFNHGFNKYYDMDTIFNNDRYCNMRYNLKKMNKSQKTWQEVLFIIRNSFQQRYYQYPLLHLIDRIYRKMFGNCLNKSYHVTRLTFLLAKKIFKKMRNRQIFLFINVMEAHIKYNPPKKYRQRFADNRSMTSREALLYDQEIAFLDDQIYDFYTFLKKHHLDRDTMFIISSDHGEAFGEHGHSGHIFTVYNEVIHVPLLIKYPQEFGLSGRTPSLTQLHDLYATLLEVSGAPLPRPMSSISLLSPSRELVRVENIDLDIWRQNREKRSLPFEPYMQPCRALIDQDLFKLVEWQDGRLELYDLKTDFQESENLAQKPEMGARVEILKKMMENV, encoded by the coding sequence ATGAACGTGGCACCACCGCAATACATTGTCTTGCTCATTATGGACACGGTGGGTGCCAAACACTGCTCGCTTTACGGCTATCCCCGGGATACCACCCCTGGCCTGCGGCGCATCGCCGAGGAGGCCATGCTTTATGAGCACTGTTTTGCCCCTGCCTCCTGGACATTGCCCTCCCATGCGTCATTATTTACCGGCCTCTATCCCAGTGAGCACCAATGCAGGGTGGAGGATCTGGTTTTTCAGGGAAATTTTTACACCTTGCCGGAAATCTTACAGGGAATGGGCTATTACACTGTCGGCATTTCCAGCAATTATTTCATTTCTCGTCTCTGGAGATTCAATCATGGATTTAATAAATATTATGATATGGACACTATTTTTAACAATGATAGATATTGTAATATGAGATATAATCTTAAAAAAATGAACAAATCACAAAAAACCTGGCAGGAAGTATTATTTATAATAAGGAATTCTTTTCAGCAAAGATATTACCAATATCCATTATTACATCTTATTGACAGAATATATCGAAAGATGTTTGGCAATTGCCTGAATAAATCATACCATGTCACCAGGCTGACGTTCTTGCTGGCCAAAAAAATATTTAAAAAAATGAGGAATCGACAAATTTTTCTCTTTATCAATGTCATGGAGGCTCATATCAAGTACAATCCTCCCAAAAAATACCGACAGAGATTTGCAGACAACCGCAGCATGACTTCTCGTGAAGCTTTGTTGTATGATCAGGAAATCGCCTTCCTGGATGACCAAATATATGATTTCTACACTTTTTTGAAAAAGCACCATCTGGATCGGGACACCATGTTCATCATTTCTTCAGACCACGGTGAGGCCTTCGGAGAACATGGCCACTCGGGTCATATCTTCACAGTCTACAATGAGGTCATTCATGTTCCCCTGCTCATCAAATATCCCCAGGAATTCGGATTAAGCGGCCGCACCCCCTCCCTTACCCAGCTCCATGACCTCTATGCCACCCTGCTGGAGGTAAGCGGCGCCCCCCTTCCCCGCCCCATGAGCTCCATTTCCCTTCTGAGCCCTTCCCGGGAGCTGGTCCGGGTGGAAAATATCGACCTTGATATCTGGCGCCAAAACCGGGAAAAACGGTCGCTGCCTTTTGAACCCTATATGCAACCCTGCCGTGCCCTCATTGACCAGGACCTTTTCAAACTGGTGGAATGGCAGGATGGGCGCCTGGAACTCTATGATCTGAAAACGGATTTTCAGGAAAGCGAAAATCTCGCCCAGAAACCCGAAATGGGTGCTCGAGTAGAGATTCTCAAAAAGATGATGGAAAATGTGTAA
- a CDS encoding sulfatase-like hydrolase/transferase produces the protein MMTDLPHIILIVMDSVAAGRCSLYGHRRDTTPGLRRLADKAVVYEHCFASSSWTLPSHVSLFSGLYPSQHGCTTDNLLYPGNYYPLPEILRSLGYHTVGISSNYLISRAANFHHGFHEFYEMDTLFTDERYWQTRREIKEEKKNHSRTLQEIALILKKSWQNQYYSYPIYHFLDRIYRKFRGDVINKCYFASQRSINIAKKVFRQKADRRLFLFFNFMQAHTNYNPPKNFRHLLARHAGEASQDELLYEQEIAFLDHLLYDFYVFLERQGLAEETLLIITSDHGEGFREHACRGHVFCVYNEIIHIPLVVKYPAAFGQAGRDARVAQLHDVYATVLEAVQAPLPLPESSVSLLGSPRELALVENLDVATTVKYLKARGKPIEPHMQPCRAVIDAARVKLIEWADGRRELYDLTADPGETTDLAAEPRWQTRLAALQQELTLRLGPLPADDLTLSAQEVSA, from the coding sequence ATGATGACGGATCTGCCTCACATCATCCTCATTGTCATGGATTCGGTGGCCGCGGGGCGCTGTTCCCTTTACGGCCACCGGCGGGACACCACCCCGGGTTTGCGTCGCCTGGCCGATAAGGCGGTGGTCTATGAGCACTGCTTCGCCTCCTCCTCCTGGACCCTGCCCTCCCACGTGTCGCTGTTTTCCGGCCTCTATCCCAGCCAGCACGGCTGCACCACCGATAATCTCCTCTACCCCGGGAATTACTACCCTCTGCCGGAGATTCTCCGGAGCCTGGGGTATCACACCGTAGGGATTTCCAGCAATTACCTCATCAGCCGGGCCGCCAATTTCCACCACGGCTTCCATGAATTTTATGAGATGGACACCCTGTTCACCGACGAGCGCTACTGGCAGACCCGGCGGGAGATCAAGGAGGAAAAGAAAAACCATTCCCGGACCTTGCAGGAGATCGCCCTGATCCTGAAAAAATCCTGGCAAAACCAATACTATTCTTATCCGATTTATCATTTTCTGGACCGAATCTACCGGAAATTTCGGGGGGATGTCATTAACAAATGTTATTTTGCCAGTCAACGGTCCATCAATATTGCCAAGAAAGTCTTTCGCCAAAAAGCAGATCGGAGATTATTTCTCTTTTTTAATTTTATGCAGGCCCACACCAACTACAACCCGCCCAAGAATTTTCGCCACCTATTGGCCCGCCACGCCGGGGAAGCCTCTCAGGATGAACTTCTCTATGAGCAGGAAATTGCCTTTCTCGACCATCTGTTGTATGATTTTTACGTTTTTCTTGAACGCCAGGGCCTGGCGGAAGAGACCCTGCTCATCATCACCTCGGACCATGGCGAGGGTTTCCGGGAGCACGCCTGCCGGGGCCATGTGTTCTGTGTGTACAACGAGATCATTCACATTCCTTTGGTGGTGAAATATCCGGCCGCCTTCGGGCAGGCAGGCCGTGACGCCCGGGTGGCCCAGTTGCATGACGTCTATGCCACCGTGTTGGAGGCGGTGCAGGCTCCCCTGCCGTTGCCGGAGAGTTCCGTCTCCCTACTGGGCTCCCCCCGGGAGCTGGCCCTGGTGGAAAACCTGGATGTGGCCACCACGGTGAAATACCTCAAGGCCCGGGGCAAACCCATCGAGCCCCATATGCAGCCCTGCCGGGCAGTGATTGATGCGGCCCGGGTGAAGCTCATTGAGTGGGCCGACGGCCGCCGGGAGCTTTACGACCTCACCGCCGACCCCGGCGAAACCACCGACCTTGCGGCCGAGCCCCGGTGGCAGACCCGGCTCGCCGCCTTGCAACAGGAACTCACCCTGCGCCTGGGCCCCCTCCCGGCCGACGACCTCACCCTGTCTGCCCAGGAGGTATCGGCATGA